One Cellulomonas sp. WB94 genomic window, AGCAGATCCGCGCCGCGCTGCCGGAGATGCCCGCGGCACGCCGCCGCCGGCTCCAGGGCGACTGGGGCTTCGCGGACGCCGAGATGCGCGACGTCATCAACGCGTCGGCGATCGACATCATCGCGTCGACCATCGAGGCGGGCTCGAGCCCGGCCGCTGCGCGCAAGTGGTGGATGGGTGAGCTGGCCCGGACGGCCAAGCAGCTGGACGTCGAGCTGGCCGACCTGCCGATCACCCCGACCCAGGTCGGCGAGCTGCAGTCGCTCGTCGATGCCGGACGCATCAACGACAAGCTCGCTCGCCAGGTCCTCGAGGGTGTGCTCGCGGGTGAGGGCGGCCCCGAGCAGGTCCTCGTCGCGCGGGGCCTCGAGGTCGTGTCCGACGACGGTCCCCTTCTGGCCGCGATCGACGCCGCGCTGGCCGCGCAGCCCGACATCGCCGAGAAGATCCGGTCGGGCAACCTCGGACCGGTCGGCTCGATCATCGGCGCGGTCATGAAGACCACCCGCGGGCAGGCCGACGCCGGACGCGTCCGGGAGCTCGTGCTGGAGCGCGTCGCCTCGGCGTGAGCCGTCCGCGCGCGGTGCAGGGCGCTGTGCTCGATCTGTTACATGATGGTCACAGGTGCTCCCTAGGCTCGCCCTAGGGAGCAACGACCAGAAGGGCTGATCGATGGAGAAGCCGACGCTCGAGGGCGAGATGATCCGACTCCGGCCGGTGCGTGCGACGGATGCCGACGCGATGTGGGAGATGGTCCAGGACCCGCAGAGCAACCGGCTCACGGGCACGACCGCCGTCTTCACCCGACCGGAGATCGACGCCTGGTGCGCCGGTGTGTCGGCGCGCGACGGCCGCGTCGACCTCGCCGTGACCGCGAACGGCTCGGACGAGTACCTCGGGGAGATCGTGCTCAAGGAGATCGACGAGGTCGTGAGCAGCGCGAACATCCGGCTGGTCATGCGGCCCGCCTACCGCGGTCGGGGGTACGGCACGGAGGCGATCGCGCTGGTTCTCGGCCTGGCGTTCGACGGCATCGGGCTGCACCGGGTCGGTCTCGACGTGCTGAGCATCAACACCCGGGCCCGCGCGATCTACGAGAACATCGGCTTCCAGGTCGAGGGGCGGTTGCGTGATGCCGCCCGCGACGGCGAGCGGTGGTGCGACGTGATCGCGATGGGGCTGCTCGAGGACGAGTTCCGCGCGGCCCAGCTCGGCTAGGAGCGGCGGCGCCTGGCTCACCGAGCGCTGTGGCCCGACCGGACGGTCTCGGACATGGGGCCGGGGCGCCCCCCAACCGTGTCGAGCGGTCGGAGAACGCCCCGGTGGGGGTACCAGGTTGCGGATCGGCGCGACCAGGTACCTCCAGCGTTCCTTGGGCCGGTCGTCGATGTGTGGGCCGTTGGTCCCGCGGACGCGAGACGCGCGGGCGTCGGTCAGGTGAGCTGGGCAGCGGCGAACACGGCCATCGCGTCGCGCAGGTACGGAGCGAGCCCGGGCGCGAACGCGTCGTACGTCGCAGTGAAGCGCGGGTCGTCGACGTACATCTGGCCCAGGCCGGTGTACGACTCGCGGTTCGGGACCCAGAACAGCGCGACCTGCGCGTGGTGCCGGGCGACGAGCGACTGGACGCGGGGGTCGTCGACACCGAGCCCGTCGGCCAGGCACGCCGCGAGCCCCTCGCCGATCGCTGTGGCCTCGGCCTGGTGCTCGGCCTGACCGCTCTTGCCGAGCCGCTCCCACGCCGAGGCGCCTCGGTCGACCGCCTCGGTGCCCCAGCGCTCGCGCGCCTCGACCTCGTACTCGCTGTTGTCGAAGCCTGCGTACAGGTCCTTCGCTGCCATGGTTCGTCCTCCGTCCAGAGACTGCAGGGTGCTGGCGACCGTCGCTGCGAGCCGGTCGTACCGGTCGCGCTCGGCGAGCAGCCGTTCGTGGTGCTGCCGCAGCACAGCGAGCTGCGCGCGGCGGTCGTCGCCGGATCGCACGACGCGACCGATCGACGGCAGGTCGACGCCCAGCTCACGCAGGACGAGGATCTGCTGGAGCCTGACCAGCTCGTCGCGCCCGTAGAGCCGACGCCCACCGGGAGCGGTCCCGACGGGCGTCAGGAGCCCGATGCTGTCGTAGTGCCGCAGCGTGCGCGACGTGACGCCCGAGAGCCGTGCGACGTCACCGATGCTCCATGCCTCGTCGAGCACGGCACCCACCTCCACCTCCGACGGCGGGCGGTCCGCCGTCACGATCCGACGCTACAAGTTGACGCTACGTCAACTGCAACCCTGTTCCGACGGCGCCGCGCGGATGTCGGCGGCGGGTGCCACGCTGAGGGTCATGACGACCATGCTGACTTCTTCGCAAGCCACCGATCAGGTCGACGCCAGGCACTGGCGCGTCCTGCTGAACCGGCTGCACGCGTCGTTCCGCACGGGCTCGTTCGAGCGCGGGCTCGAGCTGACGACGCGGATCGGTGCTGCCGCAGAGACCGCCGGTCACCATCCGGACGTCCACCTGAGCTACCCGTCCGTCCAGGTGTCGGTGACCACCCATGACGCCGGCGGGCTCACGAGCAAGGACGTGGCCCTGGCCGCAGCCATCACGGCGATCGCGGACGAGCTCGGGATCACGTCGGACACCGGAGTCCTCGCGACCCTCGAGATCGCGATCGATGCGCTCGACATCCCGGGCGTCTACCCGTTCTGGCAGGCGGTCCTCGGGTACGCGCCCGAGGAGCTGCCGAACGCGGACGACCCGTCACCGGCACTCGTCGACCCCGCGGGCCTCGGGCCGTCCGTGTGGTTCCAGCAGATGGACGTCCCGCGCCCTCAGCGCAACCGCATCCACCTCGACCTCACGGTCCCGCACGACCTCGCCGAGCACCGTGTCGCAGCGGCGATCGCCGCAGGTGGACACCTGGTCAGCGACCGCCGAGCGCCCGCGTTCTGGGTCCTCGCGGACAGCGAGGGCAACGAGGTGTGCATCTGCACGTGGCAGGCGCGCGACTGACAGCAGCGCCGCGCCCGGCCGTCCCCGCCCGCCAGGCGCAGGGGTTGAGGGCCGACCTAGACTCGCCACCATGACCGTGACCTCCGACTCTGCCTCCGGATCCGCCGCAGCACCCGGCATCGACATCAAGCCCCGCTCGCGAACCGTCACCGACGGCATCGAGGCCACGGCGTCGCGCGGCATGCTCCGCGCCGTCGGCCTCGGCGACGACGACTTCGCGAAGCCGCAGATCGGCGTCGCGAGCTCGTGGAACGAGATCACGCCCTGCAACCTGTCGCTCCAGCGGTTGGCCCAGGCGGCCAAGGAGGGGGTCCACGCGGCGGGCGGCTACCCGCTCGAGTTCGGCACCATCTCGGTCTCCGACGGCATCTCGATGGGCCACGAGGGCATGCACTTCTCGCTCGTGAGCCGCGACATCATCGCGGACAGCGTCGAGACGGTCATGCAGGCCGAGCGCCTCGACGGGTCGGTGCTCCTCGCGGGCTGCGACAAGTCCCTGCCGGGCATGCTGATGGCGGCCGCGCGGCTCGACCTCGCGAGCGTGTTCCTGTACGCGGGCACGATCATGCCGGGCTGGGTCAAGTACGAGGACGGCACCGAGAAGGACGTCACGCTCATCGACGCGTTCGAGGCCGTCGGCGCGTGCGCCAAGGGGCTCATGAGCCGCGGCGACTTGGACCGCCTCGAGCGGGCGATCTGTCCGGGGGAGGGCGCGTGCGGCGGCATGTACACCGCCAACACGATGGCGTCGGTCGCCGAGGCCATCGGGATGTCGCTGCCCGGGTCCGCCGCGCCGCCGTCGGCCGACCGCCGCCGGGACGCGTTCGCGCATCGTTCGGGTGAGGCGGTCGTCGAGCTGTTGCGCCAGGGGATCACCGCGCGGCAGATCATGACCAAGCCGGCGTTCGAGAATGCCATCGCCGTCGTGATGGCGTTCGGCGGCTCCACCAACGCGGTGCTGCACCTGCTGGCGATCGCGCACGAGGCCGAGGTCGACCTCACGCTCGACGACTTCACCCGCGTGGCCGCCAAGGTGCCGCACCTGGGTGACCTCAAGCCGTTCGGCCGCTACGTGATGGCCGACGTCGACCGGGTCGGCGGCGTGCCGGTCGTGATGAAGGCGCTGCTCGACGCCGGACTCATCAACGGCGACTGCCTGACCGTGACGGGCAGGACGGTCGCGGAGAACCTCGCGGACATCGCGCCGCCCGACCCGGACGGCAAGATCTTGCGGGCGCTCGACAACCCGATCCACCGCACGGGCGGCATCACGATCCTGCACGGCTCGCTCGCGCCCGACGGCGCGGTCGTGAAGTCGGCGGGCTTCGACTCGGAGGTGTTCGAGGGCACGGCGCGCGTGTTCACGCGGGAGCGTGCCGCGATGGATGCGCTCGAGGACGGCACGATCGTGGCCGGTGACGTCGTCGTCATCCGCTACGAGGGACCCAAGGGCGGCCCGGGGATGCGGGAGATGCTGGCCATCACCGGGGCCATCAAGGGTGCGGGGCTCGGCAAGGACGTGCTCCTGCTGACCGACGGGCGCTTCTCCGGAGGAACGACCGGTCTGTGCGTCGGCCACATCGCCCCCGAGGCGGTCGACGCGGGTCCGATCGCCTTCATCGCCGACGGCGACCGCATCCGTCTCGACGTCGCGAACGCCCGGCTCGACCTGCTGGTCGACGACGCCGAGCTCGAGGCGCGCAAGGTCGGCTGGGAGCCGTTGCCGCCCGTCTACACCCGTGGCGTGCTCGCCAAGTACGTCAAGCTCGTGCAGTCGGCGTCCAAGGGTGCCGTGCTGATCTGAGGTGCAGGTCCGGCACGGGCGGGTCGCCGGGACCCGGCGAGGCGCATCCCAGCGAGACGGAGCGGAGCGATGAGCAAGGTTCACCCGGAGATCGGCGCTCGGCTGTCGGCATTCATCGAAGCGCAGCCGGTCTTCTTCGTCGGGACCGCCCCCCTCGCGTCGGACGGTCACGTGAATGTCTCCCCCCAGGGTGGCTCCGGCGCGACCGACGCGGAGCTCGCGGCCTACCGCGCGACGCGCAACGCCACGAGCATCGACGGGCTGCCGGCGCTCGACCAGCGGGTCGCCGCCGCTGAGGAGGCCCTGTGACGTTCACCCCCGAGAACGCGCCCTGGTGGACCCGCGCGGTCGTCTACCAGGTGTACCCGCGCTCGTTCCAGGACTCGAACGGCGACGGCATCGGGGACCTGCGCGGGATCCTCGACCGGCTCGACCACCTCGCCGAGCTGGGCGTCGACGTCCTGTGGCTCTCGCCGGTGTACCGCTCGCCGCAGGACGACAACGGCTACGACACCAGCGACTACCAGGACATCGACCCGGTGTTCGGGACGCTCGCGGACCTCGACGCCCTGGTCGCCGCCCTGCACGCGCGCGGCATGCGCCTCGTGATGGACCTCGTCGTCAACCACACGTCAGACGAGCACCCGTGGTTCGTCGAGTCGCGGTCGTCGACGGACAACCCGAAGCGCGACTGGTACTGGTGGCGGCCGCCGCGTGCCGGCATGACGGCGGGGGCCCCGGGCGCCGAGCCGACGAACTGGGCGTCGTTCTTCTCGGGCCCGGCGTGGGAGCTCGACCCGTCGAGCGGCGAGTACTACCTGCACCTGTTCAGCCGCAAGCAGCCGGACCTCAACTGGGAGAACCCCGACGTGCGCCGAGCGGTGCACGCCATGATGCGCTGGTGGCTCGACAGGGGCGTCGACGGGTTCCGCATGGACGTCATCAACCTGGTCTCCAAGGACACGTCGTTGCCCGACGGCCCCGTGACGACCGGTGCGTACGGCGACGGCAGCGCCGCGTACACGTGCGGGCCACGGATCCACGAGTTCCTCGCCGAGATGCACCGGGAGGTGTTCGCCGGCCGTCCCGACCGTCTGCTCACGGTGGGGGAGATGCCCGGCGTGACCATCGGCGACGCGCGCCTGTTCACCGACCCCGCCCGGGCGGAGGTCGACATGGTGTTCCAGTTCGAGCACGTCGGGCTCGACCACCGCCCCGGCGACAAGTTCGACGTGCGACCGCTTCGCCTGACCGATCTCAAGGCGTCGTTCGGGCGCTGGCAGGTGGGGCTCGCGGACGTCGGCTGGAACTCGCTCTACTGGGACAACCACGACCAGCCGCGGATCGTGTCGAGGTTCGGCGACGACACCGTGTACCGCCGCGAGTCGGCCACGATGCTCGCCACCGTCCTCCACCTGCACCGCGGCACGCCGTACGTCTACCAGGGCGAGGAGCTCGGGATGACGAACGCGCACTTCACGCGGCTGGACCAGTACCGGGACATCGAGTCGCTGCGGTATGTCGAGCAGTCCCGCGCGTCGGGTCACCTGACGGACGACGCGCTCCTGTCCGGGCTGGCGGCGATGAGCCGCGACAACGCGCGGACGCCGGTCCAGTGGGACGGGTCGCCGCGTGCGGGGTTCACGACGGGCACGCCGTGGCTCGCCGTGAACGTGAACCACGAGAGCATCAATGCCGAGGCCGAGTGGGCGGACCCTCGGTCCGTGCTCCACCACTACCGGCGGCTGATCGCGCTCCGGCACGACGACCCGGTCGTGGCGTTCGGCGACTTCACGATGCTGCTGCCGGACGACGAGTCGGTCTACGCGTTCACTCGTTCGCTGGACGGGGTCGAGCTCCTGGTGCTCGGCAGCTTCTGCCGCGAGGAGCGGACGGTGTCGCTCGAGGACTGGGGTGCGGACGTGCGCGGCGACCTGGTGCTCGGCAACTACGCCGAGGTGCCGGACGGCGACATCGTCCTGCGGCCGTGGGAGACGCGGGTGTACCGCCGTGTCCGAACTGCGGTCACGTGAACCACGATGTGAGACGACAGGGGTGGAAGGTGACATCGCGGTGACGGGCGGCGTAGAGTCCCTCGCGTGCAGACGATCCTCCTCGTAGTAGTTACCGGGCGCGCCGACTGAGGCATCGCGTCAGGCCTCGTCAGCGCGCTCACCCCTCGACCAGCCCGTGCCAGGGCCGAGGGGCTTTTTCATGCAGGCACCCAGCCAGGCAGGTAGCACCACCCGAGCTCCACCAGCAGCGAAGCCAGGGAGAAACATGGTCCAGGTCCCCCACCCGGCGCCCCCACGCACGCCGACCTCGGCGCAGGCGTCCCCCGCCCGACCGTCGAGGCGCGTCCCGTCGAGCCGAGCATCTCGGCCGCGCCGACGTCCGTCACGGCGATCGGGCCCGAGAGCCTCACTGGCGCGCAGTCGGTCGTCCGCTCGCTCGAGGAGGCCGGGGTCGAGGTCGTCTTCGGGATCCCCGGCGGGGCGATCCTGCCGATCTACGACCCGCTCATGGACTCCACCCGGCTGCGGCACATCCTCGTGCGGCACGAGCAGGGCGGCGGCCACGCCGCGTCCGGCTACGCGCACGCCACAGGGCGCGTCGGGGTCTGCATGGCGACGTCGGGTCCGGGCGCGACGAACCTGGTCACGCCGATCGCCGACGCCAACATGGACTCGATCCCCATGGTCGCGATCACCGGCCAGGTCGGCGCGTCGATGATCGGCACGGACGCCTTCCAGGAGGCGGACATCGTCGGCATCACCCTGCCGGTGACCAAGCACAACTTCCTCGTCACGAACGCGGACGACATCCCGCGCGTGATCGCCGAGGCGTTCCACATCGCCGCGAGCGGCCGCCCGGGACCCGTGCTCGTGGACATCGCGAAGTCCGCGATGCAGGCGGACACGACGTTCAGCTGGCCGCAGACGCTCGACCTGCCCGGCTACCACCCCGTGACCAAGCCGCACGCCAAGCAGATCCGTGAGGCAGCGCGGCTGCTTGCGACGGCACGCCGCCCGGTGCTGTACGTCGGGGGCGGCGTGATCCGGTCGGGCGCCTCGGCCGAGCTGCGCAAGCTCGTCGACGCGTCGGGCGCGGCCGTCGTCACGACGCTCATGGCCCGTGGCGCGCTGCCCGACTCGCACCCCCAGAACCTCGGGATGCCCGGGATGCACGGCACGGTCGCAGCCGTCGCGGCGCTGCAGAAGGCCGATCTCGTCGTGTCGCTCGGTGCGCGCTTCGACGACCGCGTGACGGGCAAGCTGTCGAGCTTCGCGCCGCTCGCGACGATCGTGCACGCCGACATCGACCCTGCCGAGATCGGGAAGAACCGGGCCGTCGACGTCCCGATCGTCGGTGACCTCCGCGAGGTCCTCGCGGACCTCCTGCCCGAGCTGGCGCGCGAGCACGTGCAGCACGGCAAGCCGGACCTCGGTGCCTGGTGGAAGCAGATCGACGACTGGCGCGAGACGTTCCCGCTCGGCTACGACGAGCCGGCGGACGGCCACCTCGCGCCGCAGCACGTGATCCAGCGCATCAGCGAGCTGTCCGGGCCGGAGTCGATCTTCGTCGCGGGCGTGGGGCAGCACCAGATGTGGGCCTCGCAGTTCATCCGGTTCGAGCGGCCGAACTCGTGGCTCAACTCCGGCGGGCTCGGCACGATGGGCTACGCGGTGCCTGCCGCGATGGGCGCGAAGGTCGGCCAGCCCGACCGGACCGTCTGGGCGATCGACGGCGACGGCTGCTTCCAGATGACCAACCAGGAGCTCGCGACCTGCACGATCAACGACATCCCGATCAAGGTCGCGGTCATCAACAACTCGTCGCTCGGCATGGTCCGCCAGTGGCAGACGCTCTTCTACTCCGAGCGGTACTCCAACACGGACCTCCACACCGGCCACGGCACCGTGCGGATCCCGGACTTCGTCAAGCTCGCGGACGCCTACGGCTGCGTGGGACTGCGCTGCGAGACGAAGACCGACGTGGACGCGACCATCAAGCGCGCGCTCGAGATCAACGACCAGCCCGTCGTCATCGACTTCACCGTCTCGCGCGACGCGATGGTGTGGCCGATGGTCGCCGCCGGCGTGAGCAACGACAAGATCCAGTACGCGCGGGGCATCAGCCCGGCGTGGGACCGCGAGGACTGAGAGGACCCGTCATGACCCGCCACACCCTGTCCGTCCTCGTCGAGAACAAGCCCGGCGTGCTGACGCGCGTCGCGGGGCTGTTCGCCCGGCGCGCGTTCAACATCCACTCGCTCGCGGTCGGCCCCACCGAGCACGACGACGTCTCGCGCATCACCGTCGTCGTCGACGTCGACGCGCTTCCCCTCGAGCAGGTCACGAAGCAGCTCAACAAGCTGATCAACGTCCTGAAGATCGTCGAGCTCGAGGACGCGTCTTCGGTCCAGCGCGAGCTCATGCTCGTCAAGGTCCGTGCCGACACGACGCAACGCACGCACGTCCTCGAGGTCGTGACGCTGTTCCGGGCGCATGTCGTCGACGTGGTCCCCGACGCGGTCACGGTCGAGGCCACGGGCAGCCCCGCCAAGCTCGCCGCGCTGCTCGCCGCGCTCGAGCCGTTCGGCGTCCGTGAGATCGTGCAGTCCGGCACCGTCGCGATCGGCCGTGGCGCGCGGTCGATCACCGATCGCACGCTCGAACGGGTCGCCCGCACCGCCTGAAGACCCGCCCCCGCACGTCACACCCACCACCGCTAGACCCACCACCGCTACACCTCAAGGAGATCCACCGTGGCTGAGCTGTTCTACGAGGACGACGCCGACCTGTCCATCATCGCCGGCCGCAAGGTCGCCGTCATCGGCTACGGCAGCCAGGGGCACGCGCACGCGCTCAACCTGCACGACTCCGGGGTCGACGTCCGCGTCGGCCTGCGCGAGGGGTCGCCGTCGCGCTCCAAGGCGGAGGACGCGGGCCTGCAGGTCCTGCCGGTCGTGGACGCGGTCAAGTGGGCCGACGTCGTCGTCATCCTCGCGCCGGACCAGGTCCAGCGTCACCTGTACCGCGACGAGATCGCGCCCAACCTGAACCCCGGGTCGGCGCTCGTCTTCGGCCACGGCTTCAACATCCGTTACGGCTACATCAAGCCTGAGCCGGGTCTCGACGTCGTGATGATCGCGCCCAAGGGCCCCGGCCACCTCGTGCGGCGTGAGTTCGCCGACGGACGCGGCGTGCCGGTCATCGTCGCGGTCGAGCAGGACGCTTCGGGCGGCGCGTGGGAGCTCGCGCTGTCGTACGCCAAGGCGATCGGCGGCCTGCGTGCCGCCGGGATCAAGACGTCCTTCACCGAGGAGACCGAGACCGACCTGTTCGGTGAGCAGGCCGTCCTGTGCGGCGGTGTCTCGCAGCTCATCCAGTACGGCTTCGAGACGCTGACCGAGGCCGGCTACCAGCCCGAGGTCGCGTACTTCGAGGTGCTGCACGAGCTGAAGCTCATCGTCGACCTCATCCACGAGGGCGGGATCACGAAGCAGCGCTGGAGCGTGTCCGACACGGCCGAGTACGGCGACTACGTCTCCGGGCCGCGGGTCATCACGCCCGACGTGAAGGAGAACATGAAGGCCGTCCTCGGGGACATCCAGAACGGCGCGTTCGCGAAGCGTTTCATCGACGACCAGGACGCCGGGGCCCCCGAGTTCAAGGCGCTGCGCGCGAAGGGTCAGAACCACCCGATCGAGCCGGTCGGGCGCGAGCTGCGCAAGCTGTTCGCCTGGGTCAAGCCGGCCGACACCGACTACGTCGAGGGCTCTGCCGGGCGCTGAACCCGGCTCCTCGTTCGACCTCCGCGTGGGGCGTCCCGTTCGTCGGGGCGCCCCACGCGGCGTCCCGACGGCGCACGCGGCCATCGTCGGGCAGGATGGGCGGCGGCGGTCGACGAGAGGACTCAGGGATGAGCGAGACGGTGGATGACGGCGAGCTCTCGAGGTTCTGGGCCGCAGCCCAGGGCCATGAGGGTCTGGGCAGCTTCGACGTCGTGATGGGGGAGACCCCGTCGGGCGCCGTGCCGCCGCCGGCGTGGTCGTTCGGCGACTCGCCCCAGCTGGCCGACGAGCTGCTCGCGCACGTCCTGAGCGGGGCCAAGACCGCGACGTCGACCGCGCTGTGGGAGTTCGAGGCGGGCGGCGAGGAGCTGCCGGAGGTCGGCAGCGCCGCGATCCTGCTCGACGGCGGGGGACATCCGCGGGCGTTCATCCGGACCACGTCGGTGCGGGTCGTGCCGTTCGGTGAGGTCGACGAGGAGTTCGCTGCGGCCGAGGGGGAGGGCGACGGCTCGCTCGCAGCTTGGCGGACGAGTCATGAGGAGTACTTCCGGCGGCGCGCCGCGGACGACGGCGGTCAGCCGTTCAGCGAGGACCTGCCCGTCGTGCTCGAGGAGTTCGAGCTGCGCTACCCGGATGCGTCCACCCGCTGAGATAACCGTCCCGACCCTTGGGACGAGCGGTAGCCTTTCGACATGGTCGAGAACAGCGCAGCCCGTGACATCCGCCTCGCCGTCGTGGCGGGTGACGGCATCGGCACCGAGGTCGTCGAGCAGGGTCTGCGGGTGCTCGACGCGGCGCTGGTCGGGACAGGGGTCCGGGTGCTGCCGACCGAGTTCGACCTCGGGGCGCGGCGCTGGCACGCCACGGGGGAGACCCTCACGGACACGGACCTCGACGCGATCCGCACCCACGACGCGATCCTGCTCGGCGCCATCGGCGACCCGGGCGTGCCGTCGGGCGTGCTCGAGCGCGGGCTGCTGCTGAGGCTGCGGTTCGCCCTCGACCAGTACGTGAACCTGCGCCCCAGCCGCCTGTACCCGGGCGTGACGTCCCCGCTCGCGCAGCCCGGGGAGATCGACTTCGTCGTCGTCCGCGAGGGCACCGAGGGACCGTACGTGGGCAACGGCGGCGCGATCCGCGCCGGCACCCCGCACGAGGTCGCCAACGAGGTCAGCGTCAACACGGCGTTCGGCGTCGAGCGGGTCGTGCGGGACGCGTTCGCCCGCGCGGCGGCCCGCCCCCGCAAGAAGCTCACGCTCGTGCACAAGCACAACGTGCTCGTGTACGCCGGACACCTGTGGCGGCGCACGGTCGACGCGGTGAACGCCGAGTTCACCGACGTGACCGTCGACTACCTGCACGTGGACGCAGCGACGATCTTCATGGTGACGAACCCGTCGCGCTTCGACGTGATCGTCACGGACAACCTGTTCGGCGACATCATCACCGACCTCGCCGCCGCGATCACCGGCGGCATCGGTCTCGCCGCCTCGGCCAACATCAACCCGGACCGCACCGCACCGAGCATGTTCGAGCCCGTGCACGGCTCGGCCCCGGACATCGCCGGCCAGGGCAAGGCCGACCCGACGGCCACCGTGCTCTCGGTCGCCATGCTGCTCGACCACCTGGGCCTGCCCGAGGCCGCCGCGAAGGTCGAGGCTGCGGTCGCCGCCGACCTGGTCGACCGCGGCGCCGGAGCGGGGCGAGTACGGTCGACGGCCGAGGTGGGCACCGACCTGGCGGCACGCGTCGCCGGCTGACCCCTGACTCCTCGGCCGTCCTCACCGGTAACGTCAGCATCCGCACCTGGTGAAAGGCCTCCGATCATGAGCACGACATCTACACCCGCGACGTCGACCTTCGAGATCCGTCGCAGCGACACCCCGGTCCCGGCTGCTGAGCGCGCCGAGGCCATGGCAGCACCGACGTTCGGCACGGTCTTCACCGACCACATGGCCCGCGTGTCGTGGTCCCTGGCCGACGGCTGGCACGACCGCCGCGTCGAGAAGTACGGGCCGCTGCTGCTCGACCCGGCGACCGCCGTGCTGCACTACGCGCAGGAGATCTTCGAGGGGCTCAAGGCGTATCGGCACGCCGACGGCTCCGTCTGGACGTTCCGGCCGTCGGCCAACGCCGCACGGTTCGCGCGCTCGGCGCACCGGCTCGCGCTGCCCGAGCTCACCGAGGCGGACTTCCTGGGCGCCATCACGGCGCTCGTGTCGACCGACGTGGACTGGGTCCCGTCGGGCGAGGAGACGAGCCTGTACCTTCGCCCGTTCATGTACGGGTCCGAGCGGTTCCTCGGGGTGCGGCCGTCGCTCGAGGCCGAGTTCCTCGTCATCGCCTCGCCGGTCGGCCCGTACTTCGCCCACGGCGTGCAGCCGGTGTCGATCTGGGTCGCGCAGGACTACCACCGTGTGGGCGCCGGCGGAACGGGCGCGGCCAAGTGCGGCGGCAACTACGCAGCGAGCCTGCTGCCGCAGCAGGAGGCCTACGGGCACGGCTGCGAGCAGGTGTGCTTCCTCGACGCCGCGACGAACTCGGTCCTCGAAGAGCTCGGCGGGATGAACGTGTTCCTCGTGCACGCGGACGGCAGCGTGTCGACCCCCGAGCTG contains:
- a CDS encoding GNAT family protein → MEKPTLEGEMIRLRPVRATDADAMWEMVQDPQSNRLTGTTAVFTRPEIDAWCAGVSARDGRVDLAVTANGSDEYLGEIVLKEIDEVVSSANIRLVMRPAYRGRGYGTEAIALVLGLAFDGIGLHRVGLDVLSINTRARAIYENIGFQVEGRLRDAARDGERWCDVIAMGLLEDEFRAAQLG
- a CDS encoding MerR family transcriptional regulator, yielding MTADRPPSEVEVGAVLDEAWSIGDVARLSGVTSRTLRHYDSIGLLTPVGTAPGGRRLYGRDELVRLQQILVLRELGVDLPSIGRVVRSGDDRRAQLAVLRQHHERLLAERDRYDRLAATVASTLQSLDGGRTMAAKDLYAGFDNSEYEVEARERWGTEAVDRGASAWERLGKSGQAEHQAEATAIGEGLAACLADGLGVDDPRVQSLVARHHAQVALFWVPNRESYTGLGQMYVDDPRFTATYDAFAPGLAPYLRDAMAVFAAAQLT
- a CDS encoding VOC family protein gives rise to the protein MTTMLTSSQATDQVDARHWRVLLNRLHASFRTGSFERGLELTTRIGAAAETAGHHPDVHLSYPSVQVSVTTHDAGGLTSKDVALAAAITAIADELGITSDTGVLATLEIAIDALDIPGVYPFWQAVLGYAPEELPNADDPSPALVDPAGLGPSVWFQQMDVPRPQRNRIHLDLTVPHDLAEHRVAAAIAAGGHLVSDRRAPAFWVLADSEGNEVCICTWQARD
- the ilvD gene encoding dihydroxy-acid dehydratase, translated to MTVTSDSASGSAAAPGIDIKPRSRTVTDGIEATASRGMLRAVGLGDDDFAKPQIGVASSWNEITPCNLSLQRLAQAAKEGVHAAGGYPLEFGTISVSDGISMGHEGMHFSLVSRDIIADSVETVMQAERLDGSVLLAGCDKSLPGMLMAAARLDLASVFLYAGTIMPGWVKYEDGTEKDVTLIDAFEAVGACAKGLMSRGDLDRLERAICPGEGACGGMYTANTMASVAEAIGMSLPGSAAPPSADRRRDAFAHRSGEAVVELLRQGITARQIMTKPAFENAIAVVMAFGGSTNAVLHLLAIAHEAEVDLTLDDFTRVAAKVPHLGDLKPFGRYVMADVDRVGGVPVVMKALLDAGLINGDCLTVTGRTVAENLADIAPPDPDGKILRALDNPIHRTGGITILHGSLAPDGAVVKSAGFDSEVFEGTARVFTRERAAMDALEDGTIVAGDVVVIRYEGPKGGPGMREMLAITGAIKGAGLGKDVLLLTDGRFSGGTTGLCVGHIAPEAVDAGPIAFIADGDRIRLDVANARLDLLVDDAELEARKVGWEPLPPVYTRGVLAKYVKLVQSASKGAVLI
- a CDS encoding alpha-glucosidase; translated protein: MTFTPENAPWWTRAVVYQVYPRSFQDSNGDGIGDLRGILDRLDHLAELGVDVLWLSPVYRSPQDDNGYDTSDYQDIDPVFGTLADLDALVAALHARGMRLVMDLVVNHTSDEHPWFVESRSSTDNPKRDWYWWRPPRAGMTAGAPGAEPTNWASFFSGPAWELDPSSGEYYLHLFSRKQPDLNWENPDVRRAVHAMMRWWLDRGVDGFRMDVINLVSKDTSLPDGPVTTGAYGDGSAAYTCGPRIHEFLAEMHREVFAGRPDRLLTVGEMPGVTIGDARLFTDPARAEVDMVFQFEHVGLDHRPGDKFDVRPLRLTDLKASFGRWQVGLADVGWNSLYWDNHDQPRIVSRFGDDTVYRRESATMLATVLHLHRGTPYVYQGEELGMTNAHFTRLDQYRDIESLRYVEQSRASGHLTDDALLSGLAAMSRDNARTPVQWDGSPRAGFTTGTPWLAVNVNHESINAEAEWADPRSVLHHYRRLIALRHDDPVVAFGDFTMLLPDDESVYAFTRSLDGVELLVLGSFCREERTVSLEDWGADVRGDLVLGNYAEVPDGDIVLRPWETRVYRRVRTAVT
- the ilvN gene encoding acetolactate synthase small subunit; translated protein: MTRHTLSVLVENKPGVLTRVAGLFARRAFNIHSLAVGPTEHDDVSRITVVVDVDALPLEQVTKQLNKLINVLKIVELEDASSVQRELMLVKVRADTTQRTHVLEVVTLFRAHVVDVVPDAVTVEATGSPAKLAALLAALEPFGVREIVQSGTVAIGRGARSITDRTLERVARTA
- the ilvC gene encoding ketol-acid reductoisomerase, whose amino-acid sequence is MAELFYEDDADLSIIAGRKVAVIGYGSQGHAHALNLHDSGVDVRVGLREGSPSRSKAEDAGLQVLPVVDAVKWADVVVILAPDQVQRHLYRDEIAPNLNPGSALVFGHGFNIRYGYIKPEPGLDVVMIAPKGPGHLVRREFADGRGVPVIVAVEQDASGGAWELALSYAKAIGGLRAAGIKTSFTEETETDLFGEQAVLCGGVSQLIQYGFETLTEAGYQPEVAYFEVLHELKLIVDLIHEGGITKQRWSVSDTAEYGDYVSGPRVITPDVKENMKAVLGDIQNGAFAKRFIDDQDAGAPEFKALRAKGQNHPIEPVGRELRKLFAWVKPADTDYVEGSAGR